In the Desulfatiglans sp. genome, one interval contains:
- a CDS encoding extracellular solute-binding protein, whose amino-acid sequence MKKLCLILICMIAAMCLFSCGDSREKLYIYNWTYYTPEEVIKGFEEKYNVKVIYDEFASNEEMFAKLKAGGSGYDITFPSADYVSIMIKEGMVEKIDKSQIPNFNNIDPELLNSIEYDKGCEYSVPYFKGASGVAVNKKFVKDYNRDMSVYLKPELKGRMTLLDDMREVMGFALKANGYSVNTINPAELETAKDLILKWRENILKFDAESFGKGFASGEFWVVQGYQESILLEMEESAKADVDFFIPEAGGPLYIDSMVILKDSKNKDLAHKFINYIHEPEAHAKFVDYFGFPSINVPARSIRTGKPVYTEDDLKNCELKLDLGENLELYNKIWEEIKVK is encoded by the coding sequence ATGAAAAAATTATGTTTGATTCTTATCTGTATGATAGCTGCCATGTGTTTGTTCAGTTGCGGTGACAGCAGGGAAAAACTCTATATCTACAACTGGACCTATTACACCCCTGAAGAGGTGATAAAGGGTTTTGAAGAGAAATATAATGTAAAGGTTATCTATGATGAATTTGCCTCAAATGAAGAGATGTTTGCAAAGCTCAAGGCAGGCGGTTCAGGGTATGATATCACATTCCCTTCAGCAGATTATGTCTCAATCATGATAAAAGAGGGTATGGTTGAAAAGATAGATAAAAGCCAGATACCGAATTTTAATAATATAGATCCTGAACTGTTGAACAGTATTGAATATGATAAAGGATGTGAATATTCCGTGCCCTATTTCAAGGGTGCGTCAGGTGTAGCGGTAAACAAGAAATTTGTAAAAGATTACAATAGGGATATGAGCGTTTACCTTAAACCTGAACTCAAGGGCAGGATGACGCTCCTTGATGATATGCGTGAGGTCATGGGCTTTGCACTCAAGGCGAACGGCTATTCTGTAAACACCATTAACCCTGCTGAGCTTGAAACGGCAAAGGATCTTATACTTAAGTGGCGTGAAAATATACTCAAGTTTGATGCTGAGTCATTTGGCAAAGGTTTTGCTTCCGGTGAGTTCTGGGTAGTACAGGGATATCAGGAATCTATATTGCTGGAGATGGAAGAGAGCGCAAAGGCTGATGTTGACTTTTTTATTCCTGAGGCAGGAGGGCCTTTGTATATAGATTCCATGGTTATTCTTAAGGATTCAAAAAACAAGGATCTGGCCCACAAGTTTATAAACTACATACATGAACCTGAGGCACATGCAAAGTTTGTAGATTATTTTGGTTTTCCATCTATCAATGTGCCAGCAAGAAGCATCAGGACAGGAAAGCCTGTATATACAGAGGATGACCTGAAAAACTGCGAACTGAAACTTGATCTTGGTGAAAATCTTGAGCTCTATAATAAGATCTGGGAAGAGATAAAGGTAAAATAG